The Chromatiales bacterium genome contains the following window.
CGTCGGCCTGGATGGAACGGCCGTTGGGCGTGTAATAACGGGCCGTGGTGAGCTTGAGCGCGGTGTCCTGCGTGAGCTGCAGGATGGTCTGCACCGAGCCCTTGCCGAAGGTCTTGGTGCCCATGATGAGTGCACGGTCGTGATCCTGCAGGGCGCCGGCCACGATCTCGGAGGCCGAGGCCGAGCCCTCGTTGACCAGCACGATGATGGGCGCGCCGTCGGACACGTCGCCGGGGCTCGCCTGGTAGCGCAGCTTGGAGTCCTCGATGCGGCCCTCGGTGTAGACGATCAGGCCGGCCTCGAGGAAGGCATCGGAGACGCCCACGGCACCGTTGAGCACACCGCCCGGGTTGTTGCGCAGGTCGATCACGAGGCCCTTGAGGCGGCCATCGCTGTCGGCCTTGAGCTGTTGCACGGCATCCAGGGTGTCGCGGGTGGTGCGCGACTGGAAGTTGGTGATGCGCAGGTAGCCGTAGCCCGGTTCGAGCAGGTGGCTCTTCACGCTCTTCACCTGGATGATGTCGCGGGTGATGGTGATCTCCAGCGGCTTGTCCACGCCCTCGCGCACGATGGTGAGGATGATGTCAGTGCCCTTCTTGCCGCGCATCAGCTTGACGGCCTCGTTGAGCGACAGGCCCTTCACCGGCTTGTCGTCCAGGCGAATGATGAGGTCGCCGGCACGCACCCCGGCGCGCTGGGCGGGCGTGTCGTCGATCGGCGCGATCACCTTGACGAAGCCGTCTTCCATCCCGACCTCGATACCCAGGCCGCCGAACTCGCCGGAGGTGCCGATCTGCAGCTCCTTGAATTCCTCCTCGCCCAGGTAGTCGGAATGCGGGTCCAGCCCGGTGAGCATGCCGCGGATGGCGTTCTCCAGCAGCTCCTTGTCGTCCACGTCCTCGACGTAGTCACGCTTGATGCGGCCGTAGACCTCGGTGAGGCGGCGCAGCTCCTCCAGCGGCAGGGCCTCCTGGGCGGCGGCGGGGCCGGCGTTGCGCTCGGCGAACACGCTGAGCGTCATGCTCAGGGACAGGCCGAGCAGCAGGCCCATGAGCAGGCCGAATCCGAGGCGGTATTTGGCTTTCATCAATCTCTCCAGATCTTGCGTGACGGGGTCGCACTCCTTAATGGAGGCTATCTTAGCATCCCGGAGCTTTGGACCAAGCCGCCCGGGATT
Protein-coding sequences here:
- a CDS encoding S41 family peptidase, with the protein product MKAKYRLGFGLLMGLLLGLSLSMTLSVFAERNAGPAAAQEALPLEELRRLTEVYGRIKRDYVEDVDDKELLENAIRGMLTGLDPHSDYLGEEEFKELQIGTSGEFGGLGIEVGMEDGFVKVIAPIDDTPAQRAGVRAGDLIIRLDDKPVKGLSLNEAVKLMRGKKGTDIILTIVREGVDKPLEITITRDIIQVKSVKSHLLEPGYGYLRITNFQSRTTRDTLDAVQQLKADSDGRLKGLVIDLRNNPGGVLNGAVGVSDAFLEAGLIVYTEGRIEDSKLRYQASPGDVSDGAPIIVLVNEGSASASEIVAGALQDHDRALIMGTKTFGKGSVQTILQLTQDTALKLTTARYYTPNGRSIQADGIKPDIVVEPLQVAEADGGSSFRPLTEADLSRHLENGQIPGDASADQAGDGKSGDRSLAQRDYQLFEALNLLKGLNIVNKRG